The stretch of DNA AACTGAGTTGCTGATGGCCGCGCAGAATCTGGAAGCTCAGTTGTGATTGTGATGGAAGGGGGCAAGAAACTGTCAATAAACATGAGGCGTCCAAGCTTTGTTGTTCTTACCTACTTTTGTGATCGTCCTCGCGATTAACTTGACGCGAATGGGGGCATAGGTGTACCTTTTATGTCAGGCCCAGTACCACTCCTTGTCCTCCCATCGTCAAGTATACGGCCTCGGGCGTGGGCCGGCCCGCAAGACGGAGGAAGCCCAACCCGCGGAACCAAGGCCCAGAGTGGGTGTGACCGAGCGGAGGCACCAACTACTTAAAGGCACACGCGCAGAAGGCCAAACCATCCAGTGGATCACGGcacccggcggcggcggcttcctgTTCCTCTCCCGATCCCCTTGTGTACCACTTCTTGTAATCGCTATCAGATACTCGAATTCGTGAGCAAGTACAATAGATCGTGTGATATACTACCTGGGTGCTAACATCTGGTATTCAAAGCCTTGGATTTGGGGCTGGCGCACCTCATCGAGACGCGGCGGCAAAAATCGATCAGAGATCGAATCAGCGCCATGGATCCCTCCTTCAAGGAATATTTCAACAAGCTGACTTCCTCGCTGGACGGAATCCACGCGGATATCCGTTCGACGGCGGCCAAATTGAAGGATCTGGTCGCCTGGCGCCCGGAGCTGGAACGGCGCGTCGACCGGCTCTCCACCGCAGTCGCTGAACTCCAACAGGGGCGACCcgcggcagaggaggagcaggcgcCCGCGCCCAAGGCTGCTCCGACACTCGTTCCCCTGCGCGACCCGACGGACAACAACAAGGGTCCGGAGGGCGGCGTCGCATCAGGGCCGATCGGCCACGACATCGACATCCTACCGCGGGGTCTGGCACCGACGTTCGCGTCGGTGTCCACCCCGGCCAACGGTCAGTTCGCTCCCCTGTCTCCCGCACCTCTGCCCTCTCCTTATGCACATGCGAGCCAGTTGCTCGCGGGGATCGGCGAGACGCACCCATCCATTGCGTTTCCCCAATTTTTTAGCGAGAACCCACGTCTCTGGAAGACGTTGTGCGAGCAGTACTTTCACATGTTCGCGATTCAGGAGAAATTCTGGGTTCCCATGGCCACGCTCAACTTCTCGGGCACGGCCGCAGTGTGGCTGCAGTCGATTCAGAAGAAACTCTCTGAATTCGACCGGGAATCTTTCTCTTCCTTGTTGTGCACCCGTTTTGGCCGAGATCGCCATCAACTCCTCAGCCGCCAATTTTACACGCTTGCACAAACAACAACTGTGGCAGATTACATCAAACGATTTGAGCAAATTATCAGTCATTTGTCTGCTTACTCAGACTCAATTCATCCTTATTATTACCTCACTCGTTTTGTGGAGGGACTTCGGGCGGACATACTAGCGATTGTGCTGGTGCAACGACCGCCTGATCTGGACACGGCGTGTGCACTAGCACTACTGCAAGAGGAAGTGGCAAACGGCGGCACCTGGGAGCGGCCTCGTCAACCCACCATGGCTCGGGCGGCGGACCTGGCGACGCGGGCGCACGTGGGCATGCCCATGCCGCTCCCGCCCCCTCCTCCACAAGGGCGGCCTCCTACGACACCGGCTACTTCCGAGCGCCGGACCAACGACACCAACCGCAGCGACAACTCCAAGATCAAGGCATTGCGCGAGTACCGGCGAGCACGTGGCCTTTGTTTCAAGTGTGGCGAGCGAGGGGACAGGACCACACTTGCCCCACGAGCGTGCAGCTTCATGTCGTCGAAGAGCtgctggagctcttgggcatggaaggGAGCGAGGAGCTTCCAAACGCCCCAACCGAGACGGTGATGGCAATTTCACGGCAAGCTCTCACGGGTGGCACTCCTCCAAAAGCCGTTAAACTCCAAGCGTGGCTCCAAGGTCGCGCTATTCTCCTCTTGGTGGATTCCGGCAGTTCAGTCTCCTTCATCGACGCGCAATTGGCAGCCTCGCTGTCAGGAGTTGTNNNNNNNNNNNNNNNNNNNNNNNNNNNNNNNNNNNNNNNNNNNNNNNNNNNNNNNNNNNNNNNNNNNNNNNNNNNNNNNNNNNNNNNNNNNNNNNNNNNNNNNNNNNNNNNNNNNNNNNNNNNNNNNNNNNNNNNNNNNNNNNNNNNNNNNNNNNNNNNNNNNNNNNNNNNNNNNNNNNNNNNNNNNNNNNNNNNNNNNNNNACGGACATGAAAATCCTTCCGTTGGGGGTTTATGATGCCATTTTGGGCAT from Triticum dicoccoides isolate Atlit2015 ecotype Zavitan chromosome 6A, WEW_v2.0, whole genome shotgun sequence encodes:
- the LOC119317526 gene encoding uncharacterized protein LOC119317526, translated to MDPSFKEYFNKLTSSLDGIHADIRSTAAKLKDLVAWRPELERRVDRLSTAVAELQQGRPAAEEEQAPAPKAAPTLVPLRDPTDNNKGPEGGVASGPIGHDIDILPRGLAPTFASVSTPANGQFAPLSPAPLPSPYAHASQLLAGIGETHPSIAFPQFFSENPRLWKTLCEQYFHMFAIQEKFWVPMATLNFSGTAAVWLQSIQKKLSEFDRESFSSLLCTRFGRDRHQLLSRQFYTLAQTTTVADYIKRFEQIISHLSAYSDSIHPYYYLTRFVEGLRADILAIVLVQRPPDLDTACALALLQEEVANGGTWERPRQPTMARAADLATRAHVGMPMPLPPPPPQGRPPTTPATSERRTNDTNRSDNSKIKALREYRRARGLCFKCGERGDRTTLAPRACSFMSSKSCWSSWAWKGARSFQTPQPRR